The Prosthecobacter vanneervenii genome has a segment encoding these proteins:
- a CDS encoding peptidase domain-containing ABC transporter, producing MTHSIPPPHPLSSTTLLQLSAILGIELDVERARLATEHALRKQDLPGEPLELLCIAAADAGMQVSPVRLPLREVVWHAREDSPVVIWSAGESCWRVITSAGWFRLRMAADEHPDHRMTLSRQALARLLGLNNVDAVVEAGIVHASRPAQAMSALQDPAPTGDHGSAEAHGHGGESPSRRFIGLLLAERQEVRTLLLFSIFSALLYLAVPLAVDAIVSNLAFGGQSRPYIQALVVVSLALFGCLGLQAVVTAFQYYVSDVIQRRIFVRTAADLAYRLPRVKAQVHDEVHAPEMVNRFLDVVTAQKSTAMLLLDGVNLVFGGLIGMLLLSLYHPLLLLFAAVLLGLIILSLWLLGRGAVATSIEESRMKYDLVNWFEEVAHFPFLFKGPGGSRMAHERANELSTGYVMARSRHFRVLMRQIAGLLTLQVVASAALLVVGGYLVISQQITLGQLVASEIIMSGIVTSLSKLGKQLEAWYDAMAAMDKLGHIFDLETEREGGEKPAGRNSADGSSGGAEVVAGGMSFAHHAGAVLFRGRSFSIPASTRAAVVGPHGAGASSLLDILFGLRQPSAGYVMVDGVDLRSWDLEALRESTQLLRRDEIMDATVVENLRLGRCDIGMDEIRAALKQAGLLEELLARPEGLGLRLKIGGAPLSGNQRMRLLLARAIAQRPRLLLIDELLDNMDDASFAQLSEAILGKEQPWTVVVATRDARVSARCDQIIELAPCHLNGGTISQPHAA from the coding sequence TTGACACACTCAATCCCACCACCCCACCCCCTGTCATCCACGACACTGCTGCAGCTCTCTGCCATTTTGGGCATTGAGCTGGATGTGGAACGTGCACGTCTCGCCACTGAACATGCCCTCCGGAAGCAGGACCTGCCGGGAGAGCCGCTGGAACTGCTGTGTATCGCGGCGGCAGATGCAGGCATGCAGGTTTCCCCCGTGCGACTGCCGCTGCGAGAAGTTGTTTGGCACGCAAGGGAGGATTCTCCCGTGGTGATATGGAGCGCTGGAGAGAGCTGCTGGCGTGTGATCACCAGCGCAGGCTGGTTCCGCCTGCGCATGGCAGCAGACGAGCATCCAGACCACCGCATGACACTCTCCCGCCAGGCGCTGGCGCGGCTGCTAGGACTCAATAACGTGGATGCGGTGGTGGAGGCAGGAATCGTGCATGCCAGCCGCCCAGCACAGGCGATGAGCGCATTGCAGGATCCTGCGCCAACAGGCGACCATGGCTCTGCGGAAGCCCATGGTCATGGCGGAGAAAGCCCTTCTCGAAGATTCATCGGCCTGCTGCTGGCCGAGCGGCAGGAAGTGCGCACGCTGCTGTTATTCTCTATTTTCTCGGCTTTGCTATATCTGGCCGTACCGCTGGCGGTGGACGCAATCGTGAGCAATCTGGCCTTCGGCGGGCAGTCGCGCCCGTATATTCAGGCGTTGGTGGTGGTGTCTCTGGCGTTGTTTGGCTGCCTGGGGCTGCAGGCCGTGGTGACAGCCTTTCAATACTATGTCTCTGACGTGATCCAGCGGCGCATCTTTGTGCGCACGGCGGCAGATCTGGCCTACCGCCTGCCACGAGTGAAAGCCCAGGTGCATGATGAGGTGCATGCGCCGGAGATGGTCAACCGCTTTCTGGATGTGGTAACGGCGCAGAAGTCCACGGCCATGCTGCTGCTGGACGGGGTGAACCTCGTCTTCGGCGGGCTCATCGGCATGCTGCTGCTCTCGTTGTATCATCCGCTGCTGCTGCTCTTTGCGGCGGTGCTTCTTGGGCTGATCATTCTTAGCTTGTGGCTGCTCGGACGGGGAGCTGTGGCCACGAGCATCGAGGAGTCGCGGATGAAGTATGATCTGGTGAACTGGTTTGAGGAGGTGGCTCATTTCCCCTTTCTCTTCAAAGGGCCGGGAGGCAGCCGTATGGCGCACGAACGCGCCAATGAGCTGAGCACAGGCTATGTGATGGCGCGCAGCCGGCACTTCCGTGTGCTGATGCGCCAGATCGCGGGGTTGCTGACGCTTCAGGTGGTCGCCTCGGCAGCGCTGCTGGTAGTGGGCGGGTATCTGGTGATCAGCCAGCAGATCACGCTGGGCCAACTTGTGGCCAGCGAGATCATCATGAGCGGCATCGTGACTTCCCTCTCCAAGCTGGGGAAGCAGCTGGAGGCCTGGTATGATGCCATGGCGGCCATGGACAAGCTGGGCCACATCTTTGACCTGGAGACGGAGCGCGAGGGCGGGGAGAAGCCCGCAGGTCGCAACTCTGCCGATGGAAGCAGCGGCGGCGCGGAAGTGGTGGCGGGGGGCATGTCTTTTGCACATCATGCAGGTGCCGTGCTCTTTCGAGGGCGCAGCTTCAGCATCCCCGCCAGCACGCGAGCCGCTGTGGTTGGGCCGCATGGAGCTGGAGCCAGCTCTCTGCTGGACATCCTCTTCGGCCTGCGCCAGCCAAGCGCCGGCTATGTGATGGTGGACGGCGTGGACCTGCGCAGCTGGGATCTGGAGGCTCTGCGTGAGAGCACTCAACTGCTGCGCCGGGATGAGATCATGGACGCCACGGTGGTGGAAAACCTGCGCCTTGGCCGCTGTGACATCGGCATGGATGAAATCCGCGCTGCGTTGAAACAGGCCGGTCTGCTGGAGGAACTGCTGGCGCGTCCGGAGGGGCTGGGCCTACGGCTGAAGATCGGCGGTGCACCACTCTCCGGAAACCAGCGCATGCGTCTGCTGCTGGCGCGCGCCATAGCACAACGACCGCGACTGCTGCTGATTGATGAGCTGCTGGACAACATGGACGACGCCTCCTTTGCACAGCTCTCCGAGGCCATCCTGGGCAAGGAGCAGCCGTGGACTGTGGTGGTGGCCACACGCGATGCACGGGTCAGTGCGCGGTGCGATCAGATCATCGAACTGGCCCCCTGCCATCTGAATGGTGGCACCATATCTCAGCCCCATGCCGCCTGA
- a CDS encoding Gfo/Idh/MocA family protein: MKKYNVGIIGYGWAATAHIEAINKTNQAQVTAIYSSRKLDDAELSAKHGSPIKSYQNLDEMLASPDIHVVDITSYPSQHRDQAVAAANAKKHIILEKPMANSLQEVREIVAAAKANGVKGCVCFECRFSNQFQVTKAVIDEGLLGSLHYGEVDYYHGIGPWYGQFRWNTGKKDGGSALLTAGCHALDALLMVMGGEIESVTSFSTKTQSEIFKPYEYDTTSVTLIHFKNGAVGKAAAVVDCLQPYYFHTHLCGSQGSLLDDKFHSMKLHTDKHSWSKLSMKMLDSGDVSDHPYQSQFQAFFDALDAGKDMPLTSFTEAQRTFEVIFASDKSAAQGGKPVRISDLD; encoded by the coding sequence ATGAAGAAATACAACGTCGGAATCATCGGATACGGCTGGGCCGCCACCGCCCACATCGAAGCCATCAACAAGACCAATCAGGCGCAGGTCACCGCGATCTACTCCTCCCGCAAGCTGGACGACGCCGAACTCAGTGCCAAGCACGGCTCCCCCATCAAGAGCTACCAGAACCTTGACGAGATGCTGGCCAGTCCTGACATCCACGTGGTGGACATCACCAGCTATCCCAGCCAGCACCGTGACCAGGCTGTGGCCGCCGCTAACGCCAAGAAGCACATCATTCTGGAAAAGCCGATGGCCAATTCCCTGCAGGAAGTGCGCGAGATCGTGGCTGCTGCCAAAGCGAATGGAGTGAAGGGCTGCGTATGCTTTGAGTGCCGTTTCTCCAATCAGTTCCAGGTGACCAAGGCCGTCATCGACGAGGGCCTTCTCGGGAGCCTGCACTACGGCGAAGTGGACTACTACCACGGCATCGGCCCGTGGTACGGCCAGTTCCGCTGGAACACCGGCAAAAAGGACGGCGGCAGTGCACTGCTCACCGCCGGCTGCCATGCGCTGGACGCCCTGCTCATGGTCATGGGCGGCGAGATCGAAAGCGTGACCAGCTTCTCCACCAAGACTCAGAGCGAGATCTTCAAGCCCTACGAATACGACACCACCAGCGTGACGCTCATCCACTTCAAAAATGGTGCCGTGGGCAAGGCCGCCGCTGTTGTGGACTGCCTGCAGCCCTACTACTTCCACACCCACCTGTGCGGCAGCCAGGGCAGCCTGCTGGACGACAAATTCCACTCCATGAAGCTGCACACTGACAAGCACTCTTGGAGCAAGCTCTCCATGAAGATGCTGGATTCAGGCGACGTGAGCGATCATCCCTATCAGTCTCAGTTCCAGGCCTTCTTTGACGCCTTGGACGCTGGGAAGGACATGCCGCTGACGAGCTTTACTGAAGCTCAACGCACCTTTGAAGTCATCTTTGCTTCTGACAAGAGCGCAGCCCAAGGAGGCAAGCCGGTGCGCATCTCCGATCTGGACTAA
- the rplI gene encoding 50S ribosomal protein L9 produces MPNTQVILKEKIKGLGAEADVVSVKRGFARNFLLPQGKAYEATKGNLRHTERLKAIRAEREAKELAEAEKLASKLKKVKLKLTLSTGQGGKAFGSITNIDIAKALAEESKIEVDRHMIVLEKPIKNTGNFEITVKLGHDITATVKLAVSAAGDSAPAEEEAAAE; encoded by the coding sequence ATGCCAAACACACAAGTCATTCTCAAAGAAAAAATCAAAGGCCTCGGAGCCGAAGCTGACGTCGTCAGCGTGAAGCGCGGTTTTGCGCGTAATTTCCTGCTTCCCCAGGGCAAGGCCTACGAGGCCACCAAGGGAAATCTCCGCCACACCGAGCGCCTCAAGGCCATCCGCGCTGAGCGTGAAGCCAAGGAACTGGCCGAAGCTGAAAAGCTGGCCTCCAAGCTCAAGAAGGTGAAGCTCAAGCTCACCCTCTCCACCGGTCAGGGTGGCAAGGCTTTCGGCTCCATCACCAACATCGACATCGCCAAGGCCTTGGCTGAGGAGTCCAAGATCGAGGTGGACCGCCACATGATCGTGCTGGAAAAGCCGATCAAAAACACCGGCAACTTCGAAATCACCGTGAAGCTCGGCCACGACATCACAGCCACTGTGAAGCTTGCAGTGTCCGCCGCTGGAGACAGCGCTCCCGCCGAAGAAGAAGCCGCCGCTGAATAA
- a CDS encoding DUF4404 family protein, translating to MTSEQLLELKKMVEEAGDLPATAKEKLLELLAQQQAAQGQWISSVEELEAAHPEATGFMNRLATTLANMGI from the coding sequence ATGACCTCGGAGCAACTCCTCGAACTGAAGAAGATGGTGGAAGAAGCAGGCGACCTGCCTGCGACGGCGAAGGAAAAGCTGCTGGAGCTGCTGGCCCAGCAGCAGGCGGCGCAGGGACAGTGGATCTCCTCAGTAGAAGAGCTGGAGGCCGCCCACCCGGAGGCCACAGGCTTCATGAACCGGCTGGCCACCACCCTGGCCAACATGGGCATTTGA
- a CDS encoding NUDIX domain-containing protein: MTELPQHPNPWKTVSTRETYANPWLRVREDQVIKPSGGPGIYGVVEYKNIAVGVVPIDDEGCTWLVGQWRYCHGRYEWEIPEGGCPAGEAPADTARRELLEETGITAATIEPLLSGIQLSNSTTNEVCDIFVATGLTHGKAQPEDTEQLELLRLPLSEAIQMARDGRIRDSVSVLALLAVAGRKG, from the coding sequence ATGACCGAACTCCCGCAGCACCCGAATCCCTGGAAAACAGTCTCCACCCGTGAAACCTATGCCAACCCCTGGCTGCGCGTGCGTGAGGATCAGGTGATCAAGCCCTCTGGCGGCCCGGGAATCTATGGTGTGGTGGAGTATAAAAACATCGCAGTGGGAGTGGTCCCCATCGATGACGAGGGCTGCACTTGGCTGGTAGGACAGTGGCGCTACTGCCATGGGCGCTACGAGTGGGAAATTCCCGAGGGTGGCTGCCCAGCAGGTGAGGCCCCGGCTGACACCGCCCGACGCGAACTACTTGAGGAGACCGGCATCACGGCCGCCACCATAGAGCCCCTGCTCTCCGGCATTCAGCTTTCCAACTCCACCACCAATGAGGTGTGTGACATCTTTGTGGCCACCGGCCTGACCCACGGCAAGGCCCAGCCAGAGGACACCGAGCAGCTGGAACTGCTGCGCCTGCCGCTGAGCGAAGCCATCCAGATGGCACGAGACGGCCGCATCCGCGATAGCGTGAGCGTGCTGGCCCTGCTGGCGGTGGCCGGACGTAAAGGATGA
- a CDS encoding non-reducing end alpha-L-arabinofuranosidase family hydrolase, with protein sequence MNASPSSLALSLLLPLAALFSTTTCPAQQPAMPHWSLGAPVLDLSQPSQGAPIKLLDPCAVRHDGRWHVFAGSMYFALDEFKPGGPSPQPVKLPVEGAFVPQVFFYSPKKQWHFIGQIADTSGRYPKSVPVLSTNENLSTPQGWSKPVILDVPPPETGDKPVKSWMDFYVICDDTKAHLFATGGGRMWRSETALEKYPNGWSKPVVALEGDFLYASHTYRLDMPGKPPRYWMNLTGAKKEADGRRLQYQQSYVAEKLEGPWHAELATAESPLAGWNNIRMQDGDWTGDIVHGEPLRTSIDEHMLLDPAFAGFIFHGGHGSSKTPCIGVLERIKP encoded by the coding sequence ATGAACGCCTCTCCTTCATCCCTTGCACTGAGTCTTCTCCTGCCGCTGGCAGCCCTGTTTTCCACAACTACCTGCCCCGCCCAGCAGCCTGCCATGCCGCATTGGAGTCTTGGAGCGCCGGTGCTGGACCTCTCACAGCCCTCCCAGGGCGCACCGATCAAGCTGCTTGACCCCTGTGCGGTGCGTCATGATGGCAGGTGGCATGTATTTGCTGGGTCCATGTATTTCGCGCTTGATGAGTTCAAACCTGGCGGTCCGTCTCCACAGCCGGTCAAGCTCCCCGTGGAGGGCGCGTTCGTGCCGCAGGTGTTTTTCTACAGCCCGAAAAAGCAGTGGCACTTCATCGGCCAGATCGCAGACACGAGTGGGCGCTATCCCAAAAGCGTGCCTGTGCTCAGCACCAATGAGAACCTCAGCACCCCCCAGGGATGGAGCAAGCCGGTCATTCTGGATGTCCCACCACCTGAGACTGGAGACAAGCCGGTCAAATCATGGATGGATTTTTACGTGATCTGCGACGACACCAAGGCACACCTCTTTGCCACCGGTGGGGGACGTATGTGGCGCTCTGAAACGGCGCTGGAAAAGTACCCAAACGGCTGGTCAAAACCCGTCGTGGCGCTGGAGGGTGATTTCCTCTACGCCAGCCACACCTATCGCCTGGACATGCCGGGCAAACCTCCACGCTACTGGATGAACCTCACCGGGGCAAAGAAGGAAGCAGATGGCAGGCGGCTCCAATATCAGCAGAGCTATGTAGCCGAAAAGCTCGAAGGCCCCTGGCATGCAGAGCTGGCCACCGCAGAGTCTCCCTTGGCCGGATGGAACAACATCCGCATGCAGGATGGAGACTGGACGGGGGATATCGTGCACGGGGAGCCTCTGCGCACGAGCATTGATGAGCATATGCTTCTTGATCCAGCTTTTGCTGGTTTCATTTTCCATGGAGGACATGGGAGCAGCAAGACACCCTGCATCGGTGTACTGGAACGCATCAAGCCCTGA
- the aroQ gene encoding gamma subclass chorismate mutase AroQ — translation MRSVLIVVLFEWGLLLSSCAGIRGGSSSLPVLMVQRLDWMDEVAEAKRAKGLPITDPKREAELLNAMMQRGTAAGLPAQKVRLFFSGQIQAAKVRQEEWLWQHPAASGGKAPDLATTIRPALDQIGRKMIERLAQETQEICSSDALLIEKETRERLAKAGYTETVAQPALQGLIAALRRTAHEPIPTKPQATPTTSRR, via the coding sequence ATGAGATCTGTTTTAATTGTGGTTCTTTTTGAGTGGGGCTTGCTGCTTTCCAGCTGCGCAGGCATTCGGGGCGGCTCCTCTTCACTGCCTGTGCTGATGGTGCAGCGGCTGGACTGGATGGATGAGGTGGCTGAGGCCAAGCGTGCCAAGGGGCTGCCCATCACAGACCCGAAACGCGAAGCCGAGCTGCTGAACGCCATGATGCAGCGCGGCACGGCTGCCGGACTACCGGCTCAAAAGGTGCGGCTATTCTTCAGCGGGCAGATACAGGCGGCCAAGGTGCGACAGGAGGAATGGCTGTGGCAGCACCCCGCTGCTAGTGGTGGCAAGGCCCCCGACCTCGCCACCACCATCCGTCCAGCGCTGGATCAGATCGGACGGAAGATGATCGAGCGGCTGGCACAGGAAACACAGGAGATCTGCTCCAGCGATGCCCTGCTGATCGAAAAAGAGACCCGTGAGCGCCTGGCCAAGGCAGGTTACACGGAGACTGTTGCCCAGCCTGCGCTGCAGGGGCTGATTGCAGCATTGCGCCGAACGGCTCATGAACCAATTCCTACCAAGCCCCAAGCGACACCTACCACCAGCAGAAGATAA
- the mnmA gene encoding tRNA 2-thiouridine(34) synthase MnmA, which translates to MKILAAMSGGVDSSVAAAVLVRAGHDVSGVYMKNWINEENIIGHCPWEEDITDAEAVAKQLGIPFRVVNLMTEYREKVVKYLLEGYQAGITPNPDVMCNREMKFGVLWEWAREHGFAAIATGHYARKLDAGTILRGVDPNKDQTYFLAMMQPEQVRIAQFPIGHLLKPELRDLAREFGLSTAEKKDSQGICFIGQVKMEDFLRTFVPDKPGPIVNLEGKVMGEHRGLHLYTLGQRKGHGVASPIHKQAYVVVAKRPQTNELVVAIENADTPLLWARKATLHTISSTGVPLTEERLLQAQPRYRCPAGNATFRPLGDGRAELEYAEPQRALTPGQICALYDGERLLGGAVFEAVHHESS; encoded by the coding sequence ATGAAGATTCTCGCAGCCATGTCCGGAGGCGTGGACAGCAGCGTGGCCGCCGCCGTGCTCGTCCGCGCGGGGCATGACGTGTCCGGTGTGTACATGAAGAACTGGATCAACGAGGAGAACATCATCGGCCACTGCCCTTGGGAGGAGGACATCACCGATGCCGAAGCGGTGGCCAAGCAGCTCGGCATACCTTTCCGTGTGGTCAATCTCATGACCGAGTACCGCGAAAAGGTCGTGAAGTACCTCCTCGAAGGCTACCAGGCTGGCATCACGCCAAATCCTGATGTGATGTGCAACCGTGAGATGAAATTTGGCGTGCTCTGGGAGTGGGCGCGGGAGCACGGCTTTGCGGCCATTGCTACAGGGCACTATGCTAGAAAGCTGGATGCAGGCACCATCCTGCGTGGGGTGGACCCCAACAAAGATCAGACCTACTTCCTGGCCATGATGCAGCCGGAGCAGGTGCGCATCGCGCAGTTTCCCATCGGCCATCTGCTCAAGCCTGAGCTGCGGGATCTGGCACGTGAGTTTGGCCTTTCCACGGCGGAAAAGAAAGACAGCCAGGGCATCTGTTTCATCGGCCAGGTAAAGATGGAGGACTTTCTACGCACCTTTGTGCCGGACAAGCCCGGTCCTATTGTGAATCTGGAAGGAAAAGTCATGGGGGAGCACCGTGGCCTGCATCTCTACACCCTCGGCCAGCGCAAGGGGCACGGCGTCGCCAGCCCCATCCACAAGCAGGCCTACGTCGTCGTGGCCAAACGACCGCAGACCAACGAGCTCGTTGTCGCCATCGAAAATGCGGACACTCCGCTCCTCTGGGCGCGGAAAGCCACGTTGCACACCATCTCAAGCACCGGCGTGCCTTTGACGGAAGAACGTCTGCTGCAGGCCCAGCCACGCTATCGCTGCCCGGCTGGCAATGCCACCTTCCGCCCGCTGGGAGATGGCCGTGCGGAGCTGGAATACGCGGAGCCTCAGCGTGCGCTTACGCCTGGGCAGATCTGCGCTTTATATGACGGCGAACGCCTTCTTGGCGGAGCTGTGTTTGAGGCGGTGCACCATGAATCCTCATAG
- a CDS encoding VOC family protein, with translation MSQPNEPTVSFSLTCKSAADALDFYARAFGAVELFRLSPAPGVVPHAEFMIGNTHIYISDEAPSANAHAIPAGGMAPCGFTIQVEDCDKAFERALAAGGSPLSPSRNQFWGSRTAMIRDPFGYRWSFSQHLEDVPPDELLKRAQAFMSEGSK, from the coding sequence ATGAGCCAGCCCAACGAACCCACCGTCTCCTTTTCCCTCACCTGCAAAAGCGCCGCTGATGCGCTCGACTTCTACGCCCGCGCCTTTGGCGCGGTGGAGCTCTTCCGCCTCTCCCCGGCCCCAGGCGTGGTGCCGCATGCTGAGTTCATGATCGGAAACACTCACATCTATATCTCGGACGAAGCCCCCTCGGCGAACGCCCACGCCATCCCTGCGGGTGGCATGGCGCCCTGCGGGTTTACGATTCAGGTTGAAGACTGTGACAAGGCGTTTGAACGCGCGCTGGCAGCAGGCGGCTCTCCGCTAAGCCCGTCGCGCAATCAGTTCTGGGGCAGCCGCACTGCGATGATCCGCGATCCCTTCGGCTACCGCTGGAGCTTCAGCCAGCACCTTGAAGACGTGCCGCCGGACGAGCTGCTCAAGCGCGCGCAGGCCTTCATGAGTGAAGGTTCAAAATAG
- a CDS encoding helix-turn-helix transcriptional regulator, translating to MNRTDRLVSMVMLLQSRRVITAAQLAEHFEITERTVYRDLAALGEGGVPIVGEPGVGYSLMSGYCLPPVMFSPEEAFAFVTGGLLVERMTDASMRDAIRSAMGKVTAVLPAGLQGRVDRLRKTMVIGTRPPTKGSVPLSTVQRAMAEGRVLRLDYLGAARGEPTERLVEPRGLVFYMDHWHLIAWCRLREDMRDFRVDRIVRCETLPEPIPPCPGFNLDEHLAKCVVPDRSDFAIIEVPDYLLESVRRFWGPTIVEEVPVVGRRARVRFAYRSEGLPYVSRWLLSLGTDAEIISPQVLCEKVAEMAQATAEHHRQKKRLG from the coding sequence ATGAACCGCACGGACCGTCTCGTCTCCATGGTGATGCTGCTGCAGTCGCGCCGGGTCATCACCGCTGCGCAGCTGGCGGAGCATTTTGAGATCACGGAGCGAACGGTGTACCGAGATCTCGCGGCGCTGGGAGAAGGCGGCGTGCCCATCGTGGGAGAGCCGGGCGTGGGCTACAGCCTGATGAGTGGCTACTGCCTGCCACCGGTGATGTTCTCGCCGGAGGAGGCCTTTGCCTTTGTGACCGGAGGGCTGCTGGTGGAGCGCATGACGGATGCCTCCATGCGCGATGCGATCCGCTCCGCCATGGGCAAGGTGACAGCCGTGCTGCCTGCCGGACTGCAGGGGCGCGTGGACCGCCTGCGCAAGACGATGGTGATCGGCACCCGCCCGCCGACCAAGGGCAGCGTGCCGCTGAGCACCGTGCAGCGCGCCATGGCGGAGGGGCGTGTGCTGCGGCTGGACTACCTCGGTGCTGCACGCGGTGAGCCCACCGAGCGTCTGGTGGAACCTCGCGGGCTGGTCTTCTACATGGATCACTGGCACCTCATCGCGTGGTGCCGGCTGCGCGAGGACATGCGGGACTTCCGCGTGGACCGCATCGTCCGCTGCGAAACTCTGCCAGAGCCGATCCCGCCGTGCCCGGGCTTCAATCTGGACGAACACCTGGCCAAATGCGTGGTGCCTGACCGCAGCGACTTTGCGATCATCGAAGTTCCTGATTACCTTCTCGAAAGCGTGCGCCGTTTCTGGGGGCCCACGATCGTGGAGGAAGTGCCGGTCGTGGGAAGGCGTGCGCGCGTACGCTTCGCCTACCGCTCCGAAGGGCTCCCCTACGTCTCCCGCTGGCTGCTGAGCCTTGGGACCGATGCTGAGATCATCTCGCCACAGGTGCTGTGTGAAAAGGTGGCCGAGATGGCGCAGGCCACCGCAGAACATCATCGGCAGAAAAAACGTCTCGGATGA
- a CDS encoding AlkZ-related protein: MKPRRPVKIKTFEQAYEFVLQVKTCLIFGSKTSDLPCLWDAVDLPGRQPGQKGWGQKVEAVWAWKNELPAQFPDEIFYGKLPGGLAMLMCVDYLRRVHYPAQHRPVSTCSPLARRALELIRSEPHTTAELRKALSPSGAITKSKVDGALVELQVTLNITRSNAPKLKRDTWLPFTEQYPDIGGEA; the protein is encoded by the coding sequence ATGAAGCCCAGGCGCCCCGTCAAAATCAAAACCTTCGAGCAGGCCTATGAGTTCGTCCTGCAGGTGAAGACCTGCCTCATCTTTGGCTCCAAGACCTCCGACCTGCCCTGCCTGTGGGATGCTGTGGATCTGCCTGGCAGGCAGCCCGGACAGAAGGGCTGGGGCCAGAAGGTGGAGGCCGTGTGGGCTTGGAAAAACGAGCTGCCTGCGCAGTTCCCCGACGAGATCTTTTACGGCAAGCTGCCCGGCGGACTGGCCATGCTGATGTGCGTGGACTACCTGCGGCGCGTGCACTATCCGGCTCAGCATCGGCCAGTTTCCACCTGCAGCCCGCTGGCGCGGCGTGCGTTAGAGCTGATCCGCAGCGAGCCTCATACCACGGCAGAGCTGCGCAAGGCGCTCTCGCCTTCCGGCGCGATCACCAAAAGCAAGGTGGACGGTGCTCTGGTGGAGCTGCAAGTGACGCTGAACATCACCCGATCCAATGCGCCGAAGCTGAAGCGCGACACCTGGCTGCCGTTTACCGAGCAGTATCCCGATATAGGAGGCGAGGCATGA